The Planctomycetaceae bacterium genome has a segment encoding these proteins:
- a CDS encoding Na(+)-translocating NADH-quinone reductase subunit A, which produces MHRITKGLDLPISGVPEPSIVQGPLVTQVGVVGADYVGMKPSMLVQAGDRVKLGQPLFADKKTEGVVFTAPAAGRVIEVNRGDRRAFQSVNIEIDGDDAVEFPKLGEKLDTASREEVTSLLVESGMWTSLRTRPFSKTPVPGSTPRSIFVQAIDTNPLAPNPMPFIRENERAFEVGVIALSKLTDGTVFVCRPTAIALPGDSVQGVQRAEFEGPHPAGLPGTHIHLLDPVGPGKVVWHINYQDVIAIGQLMLTGRLFVDRIISLAGPGVQAPRNVRTRLGASVTQLVDGGLKDGRQRVISGSPLSGRAVVAPMDYLGRFHLQVSAVPEGDQREFLGWMSPGAGKFSVRRVFTSALDRAKRFAFTTSTEGSKRAMVPIGMYEQVMPLDIIPTFLLRALITGDTDQAQLLGALELDEEDLSLCTFVCPGKYEYGPILRSRLQQIETEG; this is translated from the coding sequence ATGCATCGCATTACCAAAGGGCTGGATTTGCCAATCAGCGGCGTTCCGGAGCCCTCTATCGTGCAGGGACCTCTGGTCACTCAGGTTGGTGTTGTCGGAGCGGATTACGTTGGCATGAAACCCTCGATGCTTGTGCAGGCAGGCGATCGAGTGAAACTGGGCCAGCCTTTATTCGCAGACAAGAAGACCGAAGGTGTCGTGTTCACTGCGCCGGCCGCAGGTCGCGTCATCGAGGTGAATCGAGGCGATCGGCGAGCGTTCCAGTCCGTCAACATCGAAATCGATGGTGATGATGCTGTGGAGTTCCCGAAGCTGGGCGAAAAACTTGACACGGCCAGCCGCGAAGAAGTGACCAGCCTGCTTGTCGAAAGCGGCATGTGGACATCGCTTCGAACACGGCCCTTCAGCAAGACTCCCGTGCCGGGCTCAACGCCGCGTTCGATCTTTGTACAGGCCATCGACACAAATCCGCTCGCACCAAATCCGATGCCCTTCATTCGGGAGAATGAACGTGCGTTTGAGGTGGGTGTGATCGCACTCAGCAAGTTAACGGATGGTACGGTATTTGTCTGTCGTCCGACTGCCATCGCACTGCCAGGTGACTCTGTGCAGGGTGTGCAGCGAGCAGAATTCGAAGGTCCGCACCCCGCCGGTTTGCCCGGAACCCACATTCACCTGCTGGATCCGGTTGGTCCCGGCAAAGTCGTCTGGCACATCAATTACCAGGACGTCATCGCTATCGGTCAATTGATGCTGACCGGTCGTTTGTTTGTGGACCGTATTATTTCTTTGGCGGGACCTGGCGTTCAGGCACCACGAAACGTTCGAACACGGCTGGGTGCATCGGTCACTCAGCTGGTGGATGGCGGACTGAAGGACGGTCGGCAACGAGTGATCTCGGGCAGTCCGCTGAGCGGTCGGGCAGTCGTGGCTCCGATGGATTACCTTGGGCGATTCCACCTTCAGGTCAGTGCAGTTCCGGAAGGCGATCAGCGCGAGTTTCTTGGCTGGATGTCCCCCGGGGCCGGAAAGTTTTCTGTGCGGCGCGTCTTCACATCTGCTCTGGATCGGGCGAAACGATTCGCCTTCACCACCAGTACAGAGGGAAGCAAGCGGGCCATGGTGCCGATCGGTATGTATGAGCAGGTGATGCCGCTGGATATTATTCCAACCTTCCTGCTGAGAGCTCTGATTACCGGTGATACCGATCAGGCCCAGTTGCTGGGTGCTCTGGAGCTGGACGAAGAAGACTTGTCGCTTTGCACTTTCGTGTGTCCTGGCAAGTACGAATACGGCCCCATTCTGCGGTCGCGTCTCCAGCAGATTGAAACTGAGGGCTGA